Proteins encoded in a region of the Triticum dicoccoides isolate Atlit2015 ecotype Zavitan chromosome 3A, WEW_v2.0, whole genome shotgun sequence genome:
- the LOC119268162 gene encoding uncharacterized protein LOC119268162, translated as MREHDPLPQLPLALHPPHLIPPAPTPDHRALSFLPDFGGLPWVAYAAGSLLVVSHLPSPPRTSVSDTVEDESPFFCQVIDLHTPVSAVAWCGRGRGELAAASGNSVSVFQPAPSSGSFSWLLRWVITEMFTVTAIAWTGSGDGIVVVGGGVAMWARVQSSWQLAWRSTPQVPQSLVSATHFVHAPVVAASAAAPVEGNVPVLVFLNDAKLGLETAELLHPQPVSMIQWRPLTLSVGDPSEVRREILMTCCLDGTARLWTGAEVTRSKKQPTSRRSFSVIAVIELDNILNGVLGVDISVRWAVETGSVVSRDEEAKFKLFSGHSWQNKVGKCEWLVSVGPGRCTNFWAAHCLDDVSPPRYPRITLWKQSEPQAWEESAINPKSTVQPIFVETVISRSICSGPPTRCSLLHLLPDNSFIWSRLAFGLSSDSGSHVSSDSSKSISCCSTKTINQVGHKGSIIEVSVHPYSCEIELAVSMDSSRMLFVWSLSTLSTLISTLHAPTYPSWKLLCKFDLHDISSDAQYSCLCWAPSVFHDNRFLVLGGENGADLVVVRIPNGGVVSCHKMFTVPFLGGSNAEEPPDSIHTIPLASNCNKSFLNNSFLIVCVWRKSFQVLSWKVVLHSENHHEGRGCLCEFSANSLSTADQGRHVTYVHGEMFAAAIYEGSTVFPTVVDGEYPTCISVMSLDNTVLPLQQHVPFATSPGYHIATGYSDGTVKLWKMSGADNPLQTGRWSNSWELVGMFGAHPGPISAISLSRCGRVATVGRNVQKNNTSIHIWEAVKLMGDGCFLLEDALMIQSAVVGLDWLSLGNGRFLLAVCFRNKLHIYSHKHPSFQNVLHTANLEEKHLWSCIALAHSHHDVASFCWGPKASIALVHNNHLSLFSSWLVRGANERITQKGVCSATDVHDKLPCTVHVNETIFGKSGLSENYSNAEATENNSTLLPGQHNSHCSNGLWSLLDISSNLSGPLAPYHPRALIHHLYSGEWKRADGILQHLVESMKASTTLNTLLDCSSCSKSCHNIPELPLSRYFTHTPSSDISSKGLLWGENGSSTAFNLLSPSNSFSYMTSNLGINTTTSASERSEISQLLDKNFGMFAISDTEKIQIHTVSDLLGEITDQNRASPYKTLDEAGRRFWIAVQFQRLYVLRRSGDSSSAEGCHLDSASIAWAFQSDCQDDLLDYVLPAESTWLEMQNLGMGLWYTNVSQLRIRMEKLARLQYLKSKDPKDCALLYIALNRIKVLVGLFKVSRNEKDKRLYEFLCRNFQEEKNKAAALKNAYVLLGRHQWELAIAFFLLGGDTSSAINVCAKNLQDEQLAMVVCRLVEGSGGPLERNLISNVLLPDAVEKGDHWLSSLLEWMLGNYSQSVSKLFGCHPKLLFDESDTHGGQNVFADPELGQYCAILSTKNSFRNCAGEALSAKLSKLSFALAACALNRCGLPLEALECLSSKSSIVEKDGTSSQHGADDKILDGILNPFNASSNWLSSSVVNDVESELKVTMASNYLSRMLRNHFLCAHCGLPLAKDKVLKEHNSHGIEELAHDFSAAISIFHKRFSLQFYDVAEKILTSCSHDGLLFLAHVLLSVCRSPDGGTNSHCLEGCASRSIDYLLLVSCKESFKFLTRYVVSCCFICSVLNTDLTNITACTPLENMKYIIATLSHYQSTSRLLLKHDLSRTSALDKTSAISTVIDLLDYNIGFSVSWLCHDIKALLIMSNPVLGASANDESCQVLLDRLMQAAHHKSHGISINTEAVMPNGSLDKRQPGGSEDSSLSIDEKWHLIGASLWIGLSSFMKHHLKEFIGNEKLECEACTSDVKEFKGLASSVAAKFVIDSLQFVSSSLVRLHASFFREKLSNNLHPSVLFWLEYMSSQPRSNKTSRDQLTYIAQGTNTENMEVLFHVLWEISANSLDICAAFVNEDVNCFPLNNTKLSRSWKNMVESTKVECENDSTQSNGGENKCSVSSKDNEKGRGFVDKASSDVETSLEPKRKCLIEEKGFQSPKELLRRNGELLEAICLNSTNEQHAAIATNRKGLVFFNWYGNQQDKKSAEYIWSGSEWPSDGWACSETTPAATLISPSVGPGRRRGSHLGSDGANIGVGSLVKPGRDLTGGGAFGIPGYAGIGASGFGWGEPDEFEDFVDPPATLENIHSRALSRHPSLPLLLVGSSNTHVYLWEFGKDSARATYGVLPAANIPPPYALASISAVQFDYYGQRFATAALDGTICTWQVEVGGRSNVHPTESSLCFNSHASDVAYVDASGSVLTAAGCNSNGANVVILDMLAPPATCQTSIVCHEGGARSLTVFDNNIGCGSISPLIVTGGKSGDVALHDFRFVSTGKSKHHKTSAGGSSRGMIWHIPKAHLGSVTSLSTIPDTTLFLTGSKDGDVKLWDAKNSQLVFHWPKLHERHTFFQPTSRGFGGVVKAAVTDIHVLTNGFVSCGGDGSVKLVQIKNEFATVHQD; from the exons ATGAGGGAGCACGACCCGCTGCCGCAGCTCCCGCTCGCCCTCCATCCACCGCATCTGATCCCTCCGGCGCCCACCCCCGACCACCGCGCTCTCTCGTTCCTTCCCGACTTCGGCGGCCTCCCCTGGGTCGCCTACGCCGCGGGCTCCCTCCTCGTCGTCTcccacctcccctcccctccccgtaCCAGCGTAAGCGACACCGTGGAAGACGAATCCCCATTCTTCTGCCAAGTCATCGACCTCCACACCCCCGTGTCCGCAGTCGCCTGGTGCGGCCGCGGGAGAGGCGAGCTCGCAGCCGCGTCCGGCAACTCCGTCTCCGTTTTCCAGCCCGCACCTTCCTCAG GTTCATTCAGTTGGCTCCTGAGATGGGTCATCACCGAGATGTTCACGGTCACCGCCATCGCCTGGACGGGTTCCGGCGACGGCATCGTGGTGGTCGGTGGTGGCGTTGCCATGTGGGCCAGGGTGCAATCCTCCTGGCAGCTTGCTTGGAGGTCCACACCACAGGTGCCGCAGTCCCTCGTCTCTGCTACCCACTTCGTCCACGCCCCTGTCGTGGCGGCGTCAGCTGCTGCTCCTGTGGAGGGCAATGTGCCTGTCCTGGTATTTctgaatgatgccaaattgggtctgGAGACTGCTGAGCTTCTGCATCCTCAGCCTGTTTCCATGATCCAGTGGAGGCCTTTGACGTTATCTGTCGGTGATCCATCTGAAGTGAGGAGAGAGATCCTCATGACCTGCTGCTTGGATGGAACTGCTCGGCTATGGACTGGGGCTGAGGTGACCAGGTCGAAGAAGCAGCCTACTTCCCGAAGATCTTTCAGCGTCATTGCAGTGATTGAGTTGGACAACATTCTAAATGGAGTGCTTGGAGTTGACATATCTGTGAGATGGGCAGTAGAAACTGGCAGTGTTGTATCACGAGATGAAGAAGCTAAGTTCAAGTTGTTTTCAGGTCATTCCTGGCAGAACAAGGTTGGCAAATGTGAGTGGCTGGTCAGTGTTGGCCCTGGGCGTTGTACCAATTTTTGGGCTGCTCATTGTCTTGATGATGTATCTCCACCAAGGTACCCTCGGATTACACTATGGAAGCAGAGCGAACCACAGGCTTGGGAGGAATCTGCTATTAACCCAAAATCTACAGTACAACCAATTTTTGTTGAGACTGTAATATCACGAAGTATATGTTCTGGCCCACCCACAAGATGCTCTTTGCTTCATTTGCTGCCTGATAATTCATTCATTTGGTCTCGCCTGGCTTTTGGATTATCATCAGATTCTGGGAGTCATGTTTCAAGCGATTCTTCTAAGAGCATCTCATGCTGTTCAACCAAGACTATTAATCAAGTTGGACATAAGGGTAGTATCATAGAGGTGTCTGTCCATCCATATAGCTGCGAGATAGAGCTAGCTGTTTCTATGGATTCTAGCAGAATGCTATTTGTATGGTCTCTTTCAACCTTATCAACTCTCATATCGACCTTGCATGCACCCACTTATCCTTCATGGAAGCTCCTGTGCAAATTTGATCTGCATGACATTTCTTCAGATGCGCAATATTCATGTCTTTGTTGGGCTCCTTCAGTTTTCCATGATAACAGGTTTCTTGTCCTGGGAGGTGAAAATGGAGCTGATTTAGTTGTCGTCAGAATTCCAAATGGAGGTGTTGTTTCATGTCACAAGATGTTCACAGTTCCTTTCCTTGGAGGGAGCAATGCAGAAGAACCACCTGATAGCATTCATACCATACCTTTAGCTTCTAACTGTAACAAGTCATTTTTAAACAACAGTTTCCTAATTGTGTGCGTATGGAGGAAGAGCTTTCAAGTTTTATCATGGAAAGTAGTCCTGCATTCAGAAAATCATCATGAAGGAAGGGGGTGTTTATGTGAATTTTCTGCCAACTCACTTTCCACTGCAGATCAAGGGAGACATGTTACTTACGTCCATGGTGAAATGTTTGCAGCTGCTATTTATGAAGGTTCTACGGTTTTCCCTACTGTCGTGGATGGAGAATATCCCACCTGCATTTCGGTTATGTCTCTGGACAATACTGTATTACCTCTACAACAGCATGTACCTTTTGCAACTTCCCCAGGTTATCATATTGCTACTGGGTACTCTGATGGCACTGTGAAACTTTGGAAGATGTCTGGTGCAGATAACCCTTTGCAGACTGGGAGATGGAGCAACAGCTGGGAGCTAGTTGGCATGTTTGGTGCTCATCCAGGACCAATTAGTGCAATTTCACTATCCAGATGTGGTAGAGTTGCTACTGTTGGCAGAAATGTTCAGAAGAATAATACATCCATTCATATCTGGGAAGCAGTAAAACTCATGGGAGATGGGTGTTTTCTCCTGGAAGATGCACTAATGATTCAAAGCGCTGTTGTTGGTTTAGATTGGCTATCTTTAGGCAATGGTAGATTTTTACTTGCGGTCTGTTTTCGTAATAAGTTGCATATATATTCCCATAAGCATCCTTCCTTTCAAAATGTGCTGCACACTGCAAATTTGGAAGAGAAGCATCTTTGGAGTTGTATTGCATTAGCTCATTCTCATCATGATGTTGCCAGCTTCTGCTGGGGGCCAAAGGCGTCAATAGCGcttgttcataacaatcatctttCACTGTTCAGTTCATGGTTAGTAAGAGGAGCAAATGAACGTATTACCCAGAAAGGCGTTTGTTCTGCCACAGATGTGCATGATAAGTTGCCATGTACTGTGCATGTTAATGAAACTATCTTTGGTAAATCTGGGCTATCTGAAAATTACAGCAACGCGGAGGCCACTGAGAACAATAGCACGCTGTTACCAGGCCAACACAATAGTCATTGTTCTAATGGTTTGTGGAGCTTGTTGGATATATCTAGTAATCTGAGTGGACCTTTGGCGCCATATCACCCAAGAGCACTTATCCATCATCTTTATTCAG GTGAATGGAAACGTGCAGATGGCATTCTGCAGCATCTTGTTGAATCCATGAAAGCAAGTACAACATTAAACACCTTGTTGGACTGTAGTTCATGCAGTAAATCATGCCATAATATCCCTGAACTTCCTTTGTCGCGGTACTTTACGCATACACCGTCAAGCGATATTTCTAGCAAAGGGTTACTGTGGGGTGAGAACGGAAGTAGCACAGCCTTCAACTTGCTGTCACCATCAAATTCATTTTCTTACATGACGAGTAATTTAGGTATCAATACCACCACTAGTGCATCTGAAAGGTCAGAGATAAGTCAGCTCCTTGATAAGAACTTTGGCATGTTTGCAATAAGTGACACTGAAAAAATACAGATACATACAGTTTCTGATCTTTTGGGTGAAATTACTGATCAGAACCGTGCTTCTCCCTATAAAACCCTTGATGAAGCAGGGCGAAG GTTCTGGATTGCTGTGCAGTTCCAACGCCTATATGTGCTTAGGAGATCTGGAGATTCATCTAGTGCTGAAGGGTGCCATCTTGATTCTGCTTCCATTGCATGGGCCTTCCAATCTGATTGTCAGGATGATCTACTTGATTATGTTCTTCCAGCAGAATCAACTTGGTTAGAGATGCAAAACCTTGGTATGGGATTATGGTATACGAATGTGTCCCAGCTAAGGATCAGG ATGGAGAAGTTGGCAAGGTTGCAGTATCTTAAAAGCAAGGATCCCAAGGATTGTGCTCTGCTCTATATAGCATTAAACAGAATAAAAGTATTAGTTGGCCTTTTCAAGGTCAGCAGAAATGAGAAGGATAAACGTCTGTATGAGTTTCTCTGCAGGAACTTCCAG GAAGAAAAAAACAAAGCCGCTGCCCTTAAAAATGCTTATGTACTACTGGGAAGGCATCAATGGGAGCTTGCTATAGCATTTTTCCTGCTTGGAGGTGATACTTCCTCTGCCATCAATGTTTGTGCGAAGAACCTTCAAGATGAACAGCTTGCTATGGTAGTTTGTCGGCTTGTTGAGGGATCTGGAGGGCCCTTGGAGCGTAACCTCATTTCAAATGTGCTGCTCCCTGATGCAGTTGAGAAAGGAGACCACTGGCTTTCAAGCCTGCTTGAA TGGATGCTAGGGAACTACTCCCAGTCTGTCAGTAAATTATTTGGCTGCCATCCCAAGTTACTGTTTGATGAATCCGACACTCATGGTGGTCAGAATGTGTTTGCAGACCCAGAATTGGGTCAGTATTGTGCAATCCTATCAACGAAAAATAGTTTCAGAAACTGTGCTGGTGAAGCTCTATCTGCAAAATTATCTAAGCTTTCATTTGCACTGGCTGCATGTGCCTTAAACAGATGTGGACTACCT CTTGAAGCACTTGAATGCCTATCTAGTAAATCAAGCATAGTTGAGAAGGACGGCACCAGCTCACAACATGGTGCAGATGACAAGATTCTTGATGGAATACTAAACCCTTTCAATGCTTCTTCCAATTGGCTTTCATCATCTGTCGTTAATGATGTTGAATCAGAACTCAAAGTAACCATGGCTTCAAATTATTTGTCACGCATGCTGAGAAATCACTTTCTCTGTGCACATTGCGGCCTACCATTAGCTAAAGATAAGGTCCTTAAAGAGCACAATAGCCATGGCATCGAGGAACTTGCGCATGATTTTAGTGCTGCAATATCCATATTTCATAAAAGGTTCTCACTTCAGTTTTATGATGTAGCTGAGAAG ATCCTTACCTCCTGTTCCCATGATGGTTTATTATTTCTTGCACATGTTCTGCTATCAGTTTGTAGATCACCAGATGGTGGAACTAATAGTCATTGTCTTGAAGGTTGCGCTTCCCGTTCGATTGACTATCTGTTGTTGGTGTCATGCAAGGAGAGTTTTAAATTTCTTACTCGATATGTTGTCTCCTGCTGCTTCATCTGTTCTGTTCTTAATACAGACCTCACCAATATTACTGCATGTACACCTTTGGAAAACATGAAATACATTATAGCAACTTTATCACATTATCAGAGTACTAGCAGGCTACTCCTGAAACATGACCTCAGTAGAACTTCTGCATTGGACAAGACATCAGCCATATCTACTGTTATTGATCTCCTTGATTACAACATAGGCTTTTCTGTTTCTTGGCTATGCCATGACATAAAGGCATTACTTATCATGAGCAATCCAGTGTTAGGTGCTTCTGCGAATGATGAGTCATGTCAAGTATTATTAGACCGATTGATGCAAGCTGCACACCATAAAAGTCATGGTATATCAATTAACACAGAGGCGGTAATGCCCAATGGTTCATTGGACAAGAGACAACCAGGAGGAAGCGAGGATTCAAGTCTTTCAATTGATGAAAAGTGGCATTTGATAGGTGCTTCCTTGTGGATTGGATTGTCATCCTTTATGAAACATCACTTAAAAGAGTTCATTGGAAACGAGAAACTTGAATGTGAAGCTTGTACAAGTGACGTGAAGGAATTTAAGGGTCTTGCCTCTTCAGTTGCTGCAAAGTTTGTTATTGATTCCCTGCAATTTGTGTCGTCTTCATTAGTAAGACTCCATGCATCATTTTTCAGAGAGAAATTATCAAATAATTTACATCCGAGTGTGCTTTTCTGGTTAGAATATATGTCGTCTCAGCCAAGGTCCAACAAGACTAGCCGTGATCAGCTCACATATATAGCTCAGGGCACAAACACTGAGAACATGGAGGTGTTGTTTCATGTTTTGTGGGAAATATCTGCTAACTCTCTGGATATATGTGCAGCATTTGTGAATGAAGACGTGAATTGCTTTCCGTTAAACAACACAAAGCTCAGTAGATCTTGGAAGAATATGGTTGAAAGTACAAAAGTCGAGTGTGAAAACGATTCTACTCAAAGTAATGGAGGAGAAAATAAATGCAGTGTTAGCTCCAAGGACAATGAGAAAGGGCGTGGATTTGTTGACAAGGCTTCTTCTGATGTGGAAACCTCTCTTGAACCTAAAAGGAAATGCCTGATCGAAGAAAAAGGCTTTCAAAGCCCAAAGGAACTTCTAAGGAGAAATGGGGAACTTCTTGAG GCAATATGTCTCAACTCAACCAATGAGCAACATGCTGCTATTGCTACCAACCGAAAG GGTCTTGTTTTTTTCAACTGGTATGGTAATCAACAGGACAAGAAATCAGCAGAGTATATTTGGTCAGGATCTGAGTGGCCATCAGATGGTTGGGCTTGTTCTGAAACTACACCTGCTGCAACTCTTATTTCACCTAGTGTTGGTCCTGGCAGAAGAAGAGGATCTCATCTTGGCTCAGATGGGGCAAATATTGGGGTAGGTTCTTTGGTGAAACCCGGAAGAGACTTAACTGGGGGTGGAGCATTTGGAATTCCAGGTTATGCTGGTATTGGGGCATCAGGGTTTGGGTGGGGCGAACCCGATGAATTTGAGGATTTTGTTGATCCTCCAGCAACCCTTGAGAATATCCATTCAAGAGCACTATCACGCCATCCCTCTTTGCCATTGTTGCTAGTGGGGTCAAGCAATACACATGTGTATTTATGGGAG TTTGGTAAAGATAGTGCAAGAGCTACATATGGTGTTCTCCCTGCTGCTAATATTCCACCACCTTATGCACTTGCTTCCATATCGGCTGTTCAATTTGATTATTATGGGCAGCGGTTTGCAACTGCTGCATTAGATGGTACAATTTGTACATGGCAAGTTGAGGTGGGTGGAAGAAGCAATGTCCATCCTACAGAGTCATCCTTGTGCTTTAACAGCCATGCTTC TGATGTTGCGTATGTGGATGCAAGCGGATCTGTTCTTACTGCAGCTGGATGCAATTCAAATGGCGCAAATGTTGTTATCTTGGATATGCTAGCTCCACCAGCCACTTGTCAAACTTCTATTGTGTGTCATGAAG GAGGAGCCCGTTCTCTTACTGTGTTCGACAACAACATAGGCTGTGGATCCATCTCACCGCTGATTGTAACTGGTGGGAAAAGTGGAGATGTGGCATTGCATGATTTCCGGTTCGTTTCTACTGGAAAGAGTAAGCATCACAAAACTTCTGCTGGGGGTAGCTCCCGTGGGATGATTTGGCATATACCGAAGGCTCATTTAG GGAGTGTCACCAGTCTATCGACCATTCCAGATACCACCTTATTCTTGACTGGAAGCAAAGATGGAGATGTAAAGCTTTGGGATGCTAAAAATTCCCAGCTAGTCTTTCATTGGCCGAAGTTGCATGAGCGGCACACTTTTTTTCAACCAACCTCCAGGGGCTTTGGTGGTGTTGTTAAG GCTGCTGTAACAGATATCCATGTCTTGACTAATGGTTTCGTTTCGTGTGGTGGCGATGGTTCTGTGAAGCTTGTGCAGATAAAGAATGAGTTTGCCACAGTACATCAGGACTAG